From the genome of Desulfatibacillum aliphaticivorans DSM 15576:
TACAAGTATGAATTTGGTGGGCATTCCCATGTTTCCCTGGGACCCAGGGGAGGAGGATGTCATCCAATTCCTTCGGCTGACGCAAGACCCGGAAACAGCCCCGGTGTTTCTACATTGCCGCCACGGATCGGACCGGACCGGCGCCCTGACAGCCTGCTATCGGGTTGTCGTCTGCGGCTGGCCCCTGGAGCAGGCGGTGGAAGAAATGACAAAAGGCGGCTTTGGATATCATCCCATTTGGTGGACCTTGCCCAGGGACCTGGAAGATTTGGATTTTGACCGCATCCGGCGAGAAGTTTTCAGCCAATAATGCGAATTTTGGAGGTGGTATGAGCACGGCGACGATTTTTCAGCGATTGATCAAGGGGCAGGCCCCGCCTGTGGGCGGCATTCCGGAGCCGCTGCAGGACGCCCTGGCCTCTGTTGCCAGCATTCGCGGCAAGTTTTCCCGCCTAAGCAGCCTGGAGCGCGTCCTGACGGCGGTCCGGCATAAAGAGCCGGACCGGATTCCCGTGGCGCCCCTGGT
Proteins encoded in this window:
- a CDS encoding fused DSP-PTPase phosphatase/NAD kinase-like protein, whose protein sequence is MMNKKLSNRVFCLFHCAVLFLFLAASCWADDACLDVAQCKELPGMSNMYQVSDSLYRGAQPKAEGFKSLEAHGIKTVVNLRITQGDERYAGDTSMNLVGIPMFPWDPGEEDVIQFLRLTQDPETAPVFLHCRHGSDRTGALTACYRVVVCGWPLEQAVEEMTKGGFGYHPIWWTLPRDLEDLDFDRIRREVFSQ